One genomic segment of Drosophila melanogaster chromosome 3L includes these proteins:
- the Glg1 gene encoding golgi complex-localized glycoprotein 1, isoform A: MLHVLFSVLLMATANTAADTLQRSRRVAIDVDNAKDMHSIIDLAECQDLKKLCAHHKSTDNLSMLECALTFSSSQLMDLPEGCQNALWMQQRQLQLPAWLESTFLPAYCPAERPKLESCLNAVHLWSCLEQQRLKLLQNNACHQHLRRAYESLGQDYSAVDEFYTACGPLVEENKCGRLNVDHLPSVLSQLTTVQCLQESATKTGIEPVCQAAINSIELFRVCQEDFSSFCSQEKSGTAAGYKCLVRHKNHPSMSSQCSARITLRDQQIGRDYRVSHGLAKACKDDIKLYHCRRGVSEDKHVRLAQILLCLESVSKNGTKLAPPCLTELTDHRRMLMTDYQLSPELLNDCADDIPKFCPDEHKAQLVNGMTSTGGEIIHCLLEHVKARRPQRRVTAQCQRGLETLIKASDAGEDWRVDPVLRRACKPVVDVVCRDVQGGEARVMGCLMEHIGTPVMLPDCEQALLIIEYFVARDFKLDPQLYKHCRDDAVKYCRAKKQWDDAQNIQMDPERGPMILPCLHRMAFSEDEHQTLRKDCFQEVKRVMRQRAISMDLIPEVEDYCLNDLSAFCADCTEKGSEMECLQKNMDQLQPECKTVVVKYTEEEAAHVELNPVIMNVCGEAMQQHCSAILKSGKDNGDMMDCLIAHKNDADLRKDLRCRAAIEHFQIISLKSFHFTTKFKEACRPYVQRFCSSSATKNEVVACLSEVMRNDTIKAQRHQIPKECRHQVKAQLYQQRESIQLDPKLANACKRELEQFCEEEKGPGQALECLIRKTHSLGKPCHHAIFMVKKSELGDSGTDYTLLTTCKEMIYKFCPSTDSSKLLDCLKTYKDDTQFDQRCHLVVVNRMIEQNTDFRFNPSLQSACGKNIDRYCSNIVASALPNEELNGKVIHCLKDKFRQSALDEPCAKEMIKILQEQALNYKLNPLLQVFCKSEIQELCKANVDSDEHGQLAECLKTAFLQKQIINRQCQMEVATLIAEAKADIHVDPILETACTVDLLRYCSKVAAGNGRKLNCLRTLLKDTPNSLEADCREKLQRRIEMFRNADDTLALPPEDVQQLVQQVVASPARKFFLVILMSATGLVFLTGIFLGRATKRAMGLKNK, from the exons ATGCTACACGTCCTGTTTTCCGTTCTCCTCATGGCCACGGCCAACACGGCCGCGGACACCCTCCAGCGCAGCCGGCGAGTAGCAATCGACGTGGATAACGCAAAAGACATGCACAGCATTATCGACTTGGCCGAGTGCCAGGATCTAAAGAAACTCTGCGCGCACCACAAGTCCACCGACAATCTGTCCATGCTGGAGTGCGCCCTGACATTCAGCTCTAGCCAGTTGATGGATCTCCCGGAGGGTTGCCAGAACGCTCTGTGGATGCAGCAGCGCCAGTTGCAGTTGCCCGCTTGGTTAGAGAGCACTTTCCTGCCCGCTTATTGTCCCGCCGAGCGGCCCAAGCTGGAGAGCTGCCTGAACGCAGTGCACCTGTGGAGCTGCCTGGAGCAGCAGCGATTAAAGCTACTGCAGAACAACGCCTGCCATCAGCACCTTCGAAGGGCCTACGAGTCCTTGGGGCAGGACTACAGCGCCGTAGACGAGTTCTACACCGCCTGCGGACCACTCGTGGAGGAAAACAAGTGTGGCCGACTGAATGTCGACCACCTGCCTTCCGTGCTGTCGCAGCTGACAACGGTTCAATGCCTACAGGAGAGTGCCACCAAGACCGGCATCGAGCCAGTTTGCCAGGCAGCCATCAATTCTATTGAGCTCTTTCGCGTCTGCCAGGAGGATTTTTCGTCCTTTTGCTCGCAG GAAAAGTCCGGCACTGCTGCCGGGTACAAGTGCCTCGTGCGGCACAAGAACCACCCCTCCATGTCTTCCCAGTGCTCCGCACGAATCACTTTGAGGGACCAGCAAATAGGCCGCGACTACCGCGTGTCCCACGGTCTGGCTAAGGCCTGTAAGGACGACATTAAGTTGTACCACTGCCGGCGCGGCGTCTCTGAAGACAAGCACGTGCGGTTGGCTCAGATCCTGCTATGCCTGGAATCAGTGTCCAAAAACGGGACTAAACTGGCGCCCCCTTGTCTCACGGAGTTAACAGATCACCGCCGCATGCTGATGACCGACTACCAGCTGTCACCGGAGCTACTCAACGACTGTGCGGATGACATACCCAAGTTCTGTCCGGACGAGCACAAGGCGCAGCTGGTGAATGGCATGACAAGTACAGGTGGCGAGATCATCCACTGCCTGTTAGAGCACGTTAAGGCTAGGCGTCCGCAAAGACGGGTGACGGCACAATGTCAGCGAGGACTGGAGACACTGATTAAGGCCAGCGATGCTGGAGAGGATTGGCGAGTCGATCCGGTGCTTAGACGCGCATGCAAACCAGTGGTGGATGTGGTCTGCAGGGATGTGCAGGGCGGTGAAGCACGAGTCATGGGTTGTTTGATGGAGCACATTGGCACTCCGGTTATGCTGCCCGATTGCGAGCAGGCCCTTCTCATTATTGAGTATTTCGTTGCCAGAGATTTCAAGTTGGATCCCCAGCTGTACAAACACTGCCGCGATGACGCTGTGAAGTACTGCCGTGCAAAGAAGCAATGGGATGATGCGCAGAACATACAAATGGATCCGGAAAGGGGACCCATGATCCTGCCCTGCCTACATCGCATGGCCTTCAGCGAGGACGAGCACCAAACTTTGAGGAAGGACTGTTTTCAGGAGGTGAAGCGAGTGATGAGACAACGCGCAATATCCATGGACTTGATTCCTGAGGTAGAGGATTACTGTTTGAACGATCTTTCTGCGTTCTGCGCGGACTGCACAGAGAAGGGAAGTGAAATGGAGTGTCTGCAAAAGAACATGGACCAACTGCAGCCGGAGTGCAAGACAGTTGTGGTCAAGTATACGGAGGAGGAGGCAGCCCACGTCGAGCTCAACCCCGTCATAATGAACGTTTGCGGAGAGGCCATGCAGCAGCACTGCTCGGCGATCCTCAAAAGCGGAAAAGACAatg GCGACATGATGGACTGTCTTATAGCGCACAAGAACGACGCAGATCTGCGCAAGGATCTCCGCTGTCGGGCTGCCATCGAGCACTTCCAGATCATTTCGCTAAAGAGCTTCCACTTCACTACAAAGTTCAAGGAGGCGTGCCGTCCGTATGTCCAGCGCTTTTGCTCCTCCAGTGCCACCAAAAACGAAGTGGTAGCTTGCCTCAGTGAGGTCATGCGCAACGACACAATCAAGGCGCAGCGTCACCAGATCCCCAAGGAGTGCCGCCACCAGGTGAAGGCACAACTCTACCAGCAGCGCGAGAGCATTCAACTGGACCCCAAGCTGGCCAACGCCTGTAAGCGTGAACTGGAGCAATTCTGCGAGGAGGAAAAGGGGCCCGGTCAG GCTCTGGAGTGCCTTATAAGAAAGACCCATAGTTTGGGGAAGCCGTGTCATCATGCGATCTTCATGGTAAAGAAGTCTGAGTTGGGCGACAGTGGCACCGACTATACGCTTCTCACCACGTGCAAGGAAATGATCTACAAGTTCTGCCCCAGCACGGATTCGTCAAAACTACTGGACTGCCTCAAGACGTACAAGGATGACACGCAGTTCGACCAGCGGTGTCACCTGGTGGTTGTTAATCGCATGATCGAGCAAAACACCGACTTTCGATTCAATCCCTCACTGCAAAGCGCCTGTGGAAAGAACATCGATCGGTATTGCTCCAACATTGTGGCCAGCGCTTTGCCTAATGAGGAACTAAACGGAAAG GTGATTCACTGTCTAAAAGACAAGTTCCGCCAATCTGCGCTGGACGAACCATGTGCGAAGGAGATGATCAAGATCCTGCAGGAGCAGGCTCTCAACTACAAGTTAAACCCCCTGCTGCAGGTGTTCTGCAAGTCGGAGATCCAGGAACTGTGCAAGGCAAATGTGGATTCCGACGAGCACGGCCAGCTGGCGGAGTGCTTGAAGACGGCCTTCCTGCAGAAGCAGATCATCAACCGGCAGTGCCAGATGGAGGTGGCCACTCTGATCGCCGAAGCCAAGGCAGACATTCACGTTGATCCCATTCTTGAAACGGCGTGCACGGTCGATCTGCTGAGATACTGTTCCAAAGTGGCAGCTGGCAATGGACGCA
- the Glg1 gene encoding golgi complex-localized glycoprotein 1, isoform B, producing MLHVLFSVLLMATANTAADTLQRSRRVAIDVDNAKDMHSIIDLAECQDLKKLCAHHKSTDNLSMLECALTFSSSQLMDLPEGCQNALWMQQRQLQLPAWLESTFLPAYCPAERPKLESCLNAVHLWSCLEQQRLKLLQNNACHQHLRRAYESLGQDYSAVDEFYTACGPLVEENKCGRLNVDHLPSVLSQLTTVQCLQESATKTGIEPVCQAAINSIELFRVCQEDFSSFCSQEKSGTAAGYKCLVRHKNHPSMSSQCSARITLRDQQIGRDYRVSHGLAKACKDDIKLYHCRRGVSEDKHVRLAQILLCLESVSKNGTKLAPPCLTELTDHRRMLMTDYQLSPELLNDCADDIPKFCPDEHKAQLVNGMTSTGGEIIHCLLEHVKARRPQRRVTAQCQRGLETLIKASDAGEDWRVDPVLRRACKPVVDVVCRDVQGGEARVMGCLMEHIGTPVMLPDCEQALLIIEYFVARDFKLDPQLYKHCRDDAVKYCRAKKQWDDAQNIQMDPERGPMILPCLHRMAFSEDEHQTLRKDCFQEVKRVMRQRAISMDLIPEVEDYCLNDLSAFCADCTEKGSEMECLQKNMDQLQPECKTVVVKYTEEEAAHVELNPVIMNVCGEAMQQHCSAILKSGKDNGDMMDCLIAHKNDADLRKDLRCRAAIEHFQIISLKSFHFTTKFKEACRPYVQRFCSSSATKNEVVACLSEVMRNDTIKAQRHQIPKECRHQVKAQLYQQRESIQLDPKLANACKRELEQFCEEEKGPGQVNEKALECLIRKTHSLGKPCHHAIFMVKKSELGDSGTDYTLLTTCKEMIYKFCPSTDSSKLLDCLKTYKDDTQFDQRCHLVVVNRMIEQNTDFRFNPSLQSACGKNIDRYCSNIVASALPNEELNGKVIHCLKDKFRQSALDEPCAKEMIKILQEQALNYKLNPLLQVFCKSEIQELCKANVDSDEHGQLAECLKTAFLQKQIINRQCQMEVATLIAEAKADIHVDPILETACTVDLLRYCSKVAAGNGRKLNCLRTLLKDTPNSLEADCREKLQRRIEMFRNADDTLALPPEDVQQLVQQVVASPARKFFLVILMSATGLVFLTGIFLGRATKRAMGLKNK from the exons ATGCTACACGTCCTGTTTTCCGTTCTCCTCATGGCCACGGCCAACACGGCCGCGGACACCCTCCAGCGCAGCCGGCGAGTAGCAATCGACGTGGATAACGCAAAAGACATGCACAGCATTATCGACTTGGCCGAGTGCCAGGATCTAAAGAAACTCTGCGCGCACCACAAGTCCACCGACAATCTGTCCATGCTGGAGTGCGCCCTGACATTCAGCTCTAGCCAGTTGATGGATCTCCCGGAGGGTTGCCAGAACGCTCTGTGGATGCAGCAGCGCCAGTTGCAGTTGCCCGCTTGGTTAGAGAGCACTTTCCTGCCCGCTTATTGTCCCGCCGAGCGGCCCAAGCTGGAGAGCTGCCTGAACGCAGTGCACCTGTGGAGCTGCCTGGAGCAGCAGCGATTAAAGCTACTGCAGAACAACGCCTGCCATCAGCACCTTCGAAGGGCCTACGAGTCCTTGGGGCAGGACTACAGCGCCGTAGACGAGTTCTACACCGCCTGCGGACCACTCGTGGAGGAAAACAAGTGTGGCCGACTGAATGTCGACCACCTGCCTTCCGTGCTGTCGCAGCTGACAACGGTTCAATGCCTACAGGAGAGTGCCACCAAGACCGGCATCGAGCCAGTTTGCCAGGCAGCCATCAATTCTATTGAGCTCTTTCGCGTCTGCCAGGAGGATTTTTCGTCCTTTTGCTCGCAG GAAAAGTCCGGCACTGCTGCCGGGTACAAGTGCCTCGTGCGGCACAAGAACCACCCCTCCATGTCTTCCCAGTGCTCCGCACGAATCACTTTGAGGGACCAGCAAATAGGCCGCGACTACCGCGTGTCCCACGGTCTGGCTAAGGCCTGTAAGGACGACATTAAGTTGTACCACTGCCGGCGCGGCGTCTCTGAAGACAAGCACGTGCGGTTGGCTCAGATCCTGCTATGCCTGGAATCAGTGTCCAAAAACGGGACTAAACTGGCGCCCCCTTGTCTCACGGAGTTAACAGATCACCGCCGCATGCTGATGACCGACTACCAGCTGTCACCGGAGCTACTCAACGACTGTGCGGATGACATACCCAAGTTCTGTCCGGACGAGCACAAGGCGCAGCTGGTGAATGGCATGACAAGTACAGGTGGCGAGATCATCCACTGCCTGTTAGAGCACGTTAAGGCTAGGCGTCCGCAAAGACGGGTGACGGCACAATGTCAGCGAGGACTGGAGACACTGATTAAGGCCAGCGATGCTGGAGAGGATTGGCGAGTCGATCCGGTGCTTAGACGCGCATGCAAACCAGTGGTGGATGTGGTCTGCAGGGATGTGCAGGGCGGTGAAGCACGAGTCATGGGTTGTTTGATGGAGCACATTGGCACTCCGGTTATGCTGCCCGATTGCGAGCAGGCCCTTCTCATTATTGAGTATTTCGTTGCCAGAGATTTCAAGTTGGATCCCCAGCTGTACAAACACTGCCGCGATGACGCTGTGAAGTACTGCCGTGCAAAGAAGCAATGGGATGATGCGCAGAACATACAAATGGATCCGGAAAGGGGACCCATGATCCTGCCCTGCCTACATCGCATGGCCTTCAGCGAGGACGAGCACCAAACTTTGAGGAAGGACTGTTTTCAGGAGGTGAAGCGAGTGATGAGACAACGCGCAATATCCATGGACTTGATTCCTGAGGTAGAGGATTACTGTTTGAACGATCTTTCTGCGTTCTGCGCGGACTGCACAGAGAAGGGAAGTGAAATGGAGTGTCTGCAAAAGAACATGGACCAACTGCAGCCGGAGTGCAAGACAGTTGTGGTCAAGTATACGGAGGAGGAGGCAGCCCACGTCGAGCTCAACCCCGTCATAATGAACGTTTGCGGAGAGGCCATGCAGCAGCACTGCTCGGCGATCCTCAAAAGCGGAAAAGACAatg GCGACATGATGGACTGTCTTATAGCGCACAAGAACGACGCAGATCTGCGCAAGGATCTCCGCTGTCGGGCTGCCATCGAGCACTTCCAGATCATTTCGCTAAAGAGCTTCCACTTCACTACAAAGTTCAAGGAGGCGTGCCGTCCGTATGTCCAGCGCTTTTGCTCCTCCAGTGCCACCAAAAACGAAGTGGTAGCTTGCCTCAGTGAGGTCATGCGCAACGACACAATCAAGGCGCAGCGTCACCAGATCCCCAAGGAGTGCCGCCACCAGGTGAAGGCACAACTCTACCAGCAGCGCGAGAGCATTCAACTGGACCCCAAGCTGGCCAACGCCTGTAAGCGTGAACTGGAGCAATTCTGCGAGGAGGAAAAGGGGCCCGGTCAGGTGAATGAAAAA GCTCTGGAGTGCCTTATAAGAAAGACCCATAGTTTGGGGAAGCCGTGTCATCATGCGATCTTCATGGTAAAGAAGTCTGAGTTGGGCGACAGTGGCACCGACTATACGCTTCTCACCACGTGCAAGGAAATGATCTACAAGTTCTGCCCCAGCACGGATTCGTCAAAACTACTGGACTGCCTCAAGACGTACAAGGATGACACGCAGTTCGACCAGCGGTGTCACCTGGTGGTTGTTAATCGCATGATCGAGCAAAACACCGACTTTCGATTCAATCCCTCACTGCAAAGCGCCTGTGGAAAGAACATCGATCGGTATTGCTCCAACATTGTGGCCAGCGCTTTGCCTAATGAGGAACTAAACGGAAAG GTGATTCACTGTCTAAAAGACAAGTTCCGCCAATCTGCGCTGGACGAACCATGTGCGAAGGAGATGATCAAGATCCTGCAGGAGCAGGCTCTCAACTACAAGTTAAACCCCCTGCTGCAGGTGTTCTGCAAGTCGGAGATCCAGGAACTGTGCAAGGCAAATGTGGATTCCGACGAGCACGGCCAGCTGGCGGAGTGCTTGAAGACGGCCTTCCTGCAGAAGCAGATCATCAACCGGCAGTGCCAGATGGAGGTGGCCACTCTGATCGCCGAAGCCAAGGCAGACATTCACGTTGATCCCATTCTTGAAACGGCGTGCACGGTCGATCTGCTGAGATACTGTTCCAAAGTGGCAGCTGGCAATGGACGCA
- the Est-Q gene encoding esterase Q, with amino-acid sequence MRRRGVYVMLTLCGVLTAGLTAFLVIFLTGGQGADASETATVTVELYNGQGTVLGNYAYTAWTDRAFMQFRGIPFAEPPIEELRFRPPVARSPWTGTLNALNFGQRCPVITNLDSQMSDAELEDCLTLSVYTKNLSASQPVMFYIYGGGFYNGSSEDHPPNYLLEKDVVLVVPQYRVGALGWLSTYTEELPGNAPIADILMALDWVQMHISSFGGDPQKVTIFGQSAGAGVASSLLLSPKTGDNMFKRAIVQSGSIFASWAINKDPKAQSRRICIQLGCSGCEQHDQLVKCIQKAKVIDILKATASESFSPIVGDLHGILPQQPSELVKSYRRQIPILTGFTQHDGSFVLASYYDALAAKVANVSSLSVRQFSQGINDLVNDTSGLTDNILNRLLFKPQALNSHDHSAAVSSYFDLTTNIFMKSPVITLATKMYTQQRSTPVYVYSFEYEGTYTRFGYEFGNSHYPFNGGVHHSNDNIYLFATHPLEGQDTQMSQKMVDVWTSFAIEGVPRNLSPLSSASGPYNKLNLEVTKGDDLLDTLTAAIDDPDNGRLQREDMEF; translated from the exons ATGCGTAgacgcggcgtatacgtgatgCTGACGCTGTGCGGGGTTTTAACCGCTGGGCTAACCGCCTTTCTTGTGATATTCCTCACCGGCGGCCAGGGTGCCGATGCGTCCGAAACAGCTACGGTGACAGTGGAACTGTATAATGGCCAGGGGACGGTTCTTGGCAACTATGCCTACACAGCCTGGACGGATCGAGCCTTTATGCAGTTTCGGGGCATCCCCTTTGCCGAACCACCAATAGAGGAACTACGTTTTCGG CCACCTGTGGCGCGCTCACCATGGACAGGCACCCTCAACGCACTGAACTTTGGACAACGCTGCCCGGTGATAACAAATCTAGATAGTCAGATGTCTGATGCGGAACTCGAAGATTGCCTCACTCTGTCGGTATACACTAAAAAT CTTTCTGCTAGCCAGCCTGTAATGTTTTATATCTACGGCGGCGGCTTTTACAATGGCTCCTCCGAGGACCACCCACCGAACTACCTTCTGGAAAAGGATGTTGTCCTAGTTGTACCTCAGTACCGAGTCGGAGCCCTCGGCTGGCTATCGACCTACACGGAAGAGCTGCCCGGCAATGCGCCCATAGCCGATATCCTTATGGCCCTCGACTGGGTGCAAATGCACATAAGTAGCTTTGGCGGTGACCCTCAGAAGGTTACCATTTTTGGGCAGAGTGCCGGCGCTGGAGTAGCCAGTTCCTTGCTGCTGAGTCCCAAAACCGGCGACAATATGTTCAAGAGAGCGATTGTGCAGTCAGGTTCGATCTTCGCCAGCTGGGCAATCAACAAGGATCCGAAGGCACAATCTAGACGTATCTGTATTCAGTTGGGATGTTCTGGCTGTGAGCAACACGATCAGCTTGTGAAGTGTATTCAAAAAGCGAAAGTTATAGACATTCTAAAGGCCACGGCCTCAGAATCCTTTTCGCCGATTGTTGGAGACCTTCACGGCATCCTCCCACAACAGCCCAGTGAGCTGGTGAAAAGCTATCGCAGACAGATTCCTATTCTGACAGGATTCACTCAACACGATGGTTCCTTTGTGCTAGCAA GCTATTATGATGCGCTGGCTGCAAAGGTGGCCAATGTGAGTTCATTAAGTGTCCGTCAGTTTTCCCAGGGTATCAATGATCTGGTCAATGACACATCGGGACTCACGGATAACATATTAAATCGGTTGCTCTTTAAGCCTCAGGCGCTTAACAGTCATGATCATAGTGCAGCAGTGTCCTCGTACTTCGAT CTCACTACGAACATCTTCATGAAGTCCCCGGTAATAACTCTGGCTACCAAAATGTACACCCAGCAACGGTCCACGCCAGTTTACGTCTACAGTTTTGAGTACGAGGGAACATACACTCGATTTGGATATGAGTTCGGCAACTCGCACTATCCCTTCAATGGAGGAGTGCATCACTCGAACGACAACATCTACCTCTTCGCCACGCATCCCCTGGAGGGGCAGGACACTCAGATGTCTCAGAAAATGGTCGATGTGTGGACTTCATTTGCCATCGAAGGTGTTCCCAGAAATCTTAGTCCGCTAAGTAGCGCAAGTGGTCCGTATAACAAACTTAATTTGGAAGTAACTAAGGGCGACGATTTGTTGGACACTTTAACTGCCGCTATTGACGATCCTGACAATGGAAGACTACAGCGAGAAGACATGGAGTTTTAA